One region of Agrobacterium tumefaciens genomic DNA includes:
- the rsmD gene encoding 16S rRNA (guanine(966)-N(2))-methyltransferase RsmD yields MRIVGGEFRGRNLAAPKTNSIRPTIDRTRESLFNILSHAYPESLDGTRVLDVFAGTGAVGLEALSRGCRVALFVENGVEGRGLLWENIDALGLHGRARILRRDATKLGGVNNIEPFDLLFADPPYGQGHGEKAFAAAHAGGWLAPGALAILEERGDVVVNVEPVFKPLESRIFGDSKMHFYRYEP; encoded by the coding sequence ATGCGGATCGTAGGCGGTGAGTTCCGCGGCCGAAATCTGGCCGCGCCGAAAACAAATTCCATTCGTCCGACAATCGACAGGACACGGGAAAGCCTCTTCAATATTCTAAGCCACGCCTATCCGGAAAGTCTTGACGGTACGCGCGTTCTGGACGTTTTTGCCGGAACGGGCGCGGTCGGGCTGGAGGCGCTTTCGCGTGGCTGTCGTGTGGCGCTCTTCGTCGAAAACGGCGTTGAGGGCAGGGGGCTGTTGTGGGAAAATATCGATGCGCTGGGGCTGCATGGGCGTGCCCGCATCCTGCGGCGTGACGCGACCAAGCTTGGCGGCGTCAACAATATCGAGCCCTTCGATCTACTGTTCGCCGATCCGCCCTATGGCCAGGGCCACGGGGAGAAGGCATTTGCTGCTGCCCATGCTGGCGGCTGGCTGGCCCCCGGTGCGCTCGCCATTCTGGAAGAGCGCGGCGATGTTGTGGTCAATGTCGAGCCGGTGTTCAAACCGCTCGAAAGCCGCATCTTCGGTGACTCGAAAATGCACTTCTACCGCTACGAGCCCTAG
- a CDS encoding patatin-like phospholipase family protein: MEQGVNDSVTMVHAGQEAIDASRESGHEPTFGLALGGGGARGICHINVIEAFDELGIRPVALSGSSIGSVIAAGMAAGMSGKEIREYTLELMGRKGSVANRLWSLGPASMRHAVDGFRLGQFNLELILHALMPQALPKDFSELAIPLKVVTTDYYAQTEVVVETGEIIQALAASAAIPALFMPVRVNGRIMIDGGIFNPVPYEHLMDQADIIVGIDVVGGPEGDGTTMPNRLDSLFGASQLMMQAAIALKLRLRPPHIFLRPPVHRFGVLDFLKSEEVLNASAGIKDDLKRQIEMQVELFHRGQGVEA; this comes from the coding sequence ATGGAGCAGGGTGTAAACGACAGCGTCACAATGGTTCACGCCGGGCAAGAGGCAATCGATGCCAGTCGCGAGAGCGGTCATGAGCCGACATTCGGCCTGGCGCTCGGCGGCGGTGGCGCACGCGGCATCTGCCACATCAACGTTATCGAGGCATTCGACGAACTAGGCATTCGCCCGGTCGCGCTTTCCGGCTCCTCCATCGGCTCCGTCATCGCAGCAGGCATGGCGGCCGGCATGAGCGGCAAGGAAATCCGCGAATATACGCTTGAACTCATGGGGCGGAAGGGTTCGGTCGCCAACCGTCTCTGGAGCCTCGGCCCCGCATCCATGCGCCATGCGGTAGATGGTTTTCGTCTTGGCCAGTTCAATCTCGAACTCATTCTGCACGCCTTGATGCCGCAGGCCCTGCCGAAGGATTTTTCCGAACTTGCCATTCCCCTGAAAGTGGTGACCACGGATTATTATGCGCAGACCGAAGTGGTGGTGGAAACCGGCGAGATCATTCAGGCGCTGGCGGCTTCTGCGGCTATTCCGGCTCTATTCATGCCGGTGCGCGTTAACGGCCGCATCATGATCGATGGCGGCATCTTCAATCCCGTGCCCTATGAGCATCTGATGGATCAGGCCGATATCATCGTCGGCATCGATGTGGTTGGTGGCCCTGAAGGTGACGGCACCACCATGCCGAACCGGCTGGACAGCCTGTTCGGCGCCAGTCAGCTGATGATGCAGGCGGCCATTGCCCTGAAACTCAGATTGCGCCCGCCGCATATTTTCCTGCGCCCACCGGTGCACCGTTTCGGCGTGCTGGATTTCCTCAAATCGGAAGAAGTTCTGAACGCTTCCGCCGGGATCAAGGATGATCTGAAACGGCAGATCGAAATGCAGGTGGAACTGTTCCATCGCGGGCAGGGCGTGGAGGCTTGA
- a CDS encoding monovalent cation:proton antiporter-2 (CPA2) family protein: MTEHDALFSEPLLLLAGAVIAASIFRKLGLGTVLGYLVAGIVIGPFLHLVTDAKDIFNVSELGVVFLLFIIGLELKPSRIWQMRRDILGLGLAQVLVTGSVLALIAWWAGLIDARGSLVAGFGLALSSTAFALQILEDDGDMNTRHGNRSFSILLFQDLAIVPLLALVTILSNRPDVPTDSMAYDLVASVVAVAGMVLAGRYLLTPMFQIIARTGAREVMIAAALFVVIGAAAIMEAVGLSMGMGALLAGLMLSESSYRHELEADIEPFRGLFLALFFMAVGMSLHINIVYEHILLILIAVPAMMAVKAAVIYGLCRIAGSSRYASSRIALLLAQGGEFGFVLFSTAAASRLFPQATASILVVIVTLSMALTPLLAVVSRRLTAEDADEDTLDEDFDGAGADVLMIGFSRFGQIASQILLAGGRDVTVIDSSADRVRQASRFGFRIFFGDGTRKDVLIAAGIERADLVAVCTHKKEVTDRIIDMIQSEFPSVRIYARSYDRIHSLDLRKKGVEYEIRETLESGLLFGRRILEGLDMDGERALAISDDIRERDEERLQLQAVEGLAAGRQMLHNKPVREVKPEPLMKPKNKVEKREEEEDEDEGEIAVTH, encoded by the coding sequence ATGACCGAGCACGACGCTCTCTTTTCCGAACCCTTGCTGCTTCTGGCCGGCGCTGTCATCGCGGCGTCGATTTTCCGCAAACTCGGCCTTGGCACCGTGCTCGGTTATCTGGTGGCGGGCATCGTCATCGGGCCGTTCCTGCATCTGGTGACAGACGCGAAAGATATCTTCAACGTCTCGGAACTGGGCGTGGTTTTCCTGCTCTTCATCATTGGCCTCGAACTCAAGCCATCGCGCATATGGCAGATGCGGCGCGATATTTTAGGGCTCGGGCTGGCGCAGGTACTGGTGACGGGCAGCGTGCTGGCATTGATTGCCTGGTGGGCCGGACTGATCGACGCGCGCGGCAGCCTCGTTGCGGGTTTCGGCCTTGCACTATCCTCCACCGCCTTTGCGTTACAGATTCTTGAAGACGATGGCGACATGAATACGCGGCATGGCAACCGCTCCTTCTCGATCCTGCTGTTTCAGGATCTCGCTATCGTACCGCTTCTCGCCCTTGTGACCATTCTTTCCAACCGCCCGGACGTGCCAACGGATTCAATGGCCTACGATCTCGTCGCCTCCGTTGTCGCGGTGGCGGGCATGGTGTTGGCCGGGCGTTATCTGCTGACGCCGATGTTCCAGATCATCGCCCGCACGGGTGCGCGGGAGGTGATGATCGCCGCCGCCCTCTTCGTCGTCATCGGTGCGGCCGCCATCATGGAGGCGGTTGGGCTTTCGATGGGCATGGGTGCGCTGCTGGCCGGGCTGATGCTGTCGGAATCCTCCTATAGGCACGAGCTGGAAGCCGATATCGAGCCGTTTCGCGGGCTGTTTCTGGCGCTGTTCTTCATGGCCGTCGGCATGTCGCTGCACATCAACATCGTCTACGAGCACATTCTTCTCATCCTGATCGCCGTGCCGGCGATGATGGCTGTGAAGGCGGCCGTAATCTATGGGCTGTGCCGCATCGCCGGTTCGTCCCGTTATGCATCGAGCCGTATCGCGCTGCTGCTGGCGCAGGGCGGCGAATTCGGTTTCGTGCTATTTTCCACTGCCGCCGCCTCCCGCCTGTTTCCGCAGGCGACGGCTTCCATCCTTGTCGTCATCGTGACGCTTTCCATGGCGCTGACGCCGCTGCTGGCAGTGGTTTCTCGCCGGCTGACGGCGGAGGATGCCGATGAGGACACGCTGGACGAGGATTTTGACGGGGCTGGCGCCGATGTGCTGATGATCGGCTTTTCGCGCTTCGGCCAGATCGCCTCGCAAATCCTGCTTGCCGGTGGGCGCGACGTGACTGTCATCGACAGTTCGGCCGATCGTGTACGTCAGGCTTCCCGCTTCGGTTTCCGCATCTTTTTTGGCGATGGTACACGCAAGGACGTGTTGATCGCGGCTGGCATAGAGCGCGCCGATCTCGTGGCGGTCTGCACACATAAAAAGGAAGTCACCGACCGCATCATCGACATGATCCAGTCGGAATTTCCAAGCGTGCGCATCTATGCCCGCTCCTATGACCGCATTCATTCCCTCGATCTCAGGAAAAAGGGCGTGGAATACGAAATCCGCGAGACTCTGGAATCCGGCCTGCTATTTGGCCGCCGCATTCTGGAAGGGCTGGACATGGACGGCGAAAGGGCGCTTGCCATTTCCGACGACATACGCGAGCGCGACGAGGAGAGATTGCAGCTACAGGCCGTGGAAGGGCTCGCCGCCGGCAGGCAGATGCTGCACAACAAGCCGGTGCGCGAAGTGAAGCCCGAGCCACTGATGAAGCCGAAGAACAAGGTGGAAAAGCGCGAGGAAGAAGAGGACGAAGACGAGGGTGAAATAGCAGTCACCCACTAA
- a CDS encoding TldD/PmbA family protein, translated as MSSEIDSSKLLDRASELVDLARAAGADEADAVVVRSRSQSVGVRLGKVESTESSESDDFSLRVFVGRRVASVSANPGFDLKTLAERAVAMAKVSPEDPFACLADRERLATSYDDLELFDATEVSTDQLREAALASEEAALAVKGVSNSSGAGASSGMGGLVLATSHGFSGSYMGSRFSRSVSVIAGEGTKMERDYDFDSRLYYADLDAAEEIGRRAGEKVVRRVGPRQVDTGSNITVVFDPRIARGFVGAIAGAINGASVARKTSFLRDRMGQQVLKKGLYLTDDPQIVRGPSSRPFDGEGVRGEKMTMIEDGVLKHWFLSTSAARELGLETNGRGVRGGTSVSPSSTNLALEPGDISPEDLLRDVGTGFYVTELIGHGANMLTGEYSCGASGFWIENGEKSFAVSEVTIASNLKDMFMRVTPANDIDRKYGVAAPTLAIEGMTIAGK; from the coding sequence ATGTCCTCAGAAATAGATTCTTCCAAACTTCTCGATCGCGCCAGCGAGCTTGTCGATCTTGCCCGTGCTGCAGGCGCGGATGAGGCGGATGCCGTCGTCGTCCGCTCTCGCTCGCAATCGGTCGGCGTGCGGCTTGGCAAGGTGGAAAGTACCGAATCCTCCGAAAGCGATGATTTTTCGCTTCGCGTTTTCGTCGGGCGGCGGGTGGCGAGCGTTTCGGCCAATCCCGGCTTCGACCTGAAGACCCTGGCGGAACGGGCGGTGGCGATGGCGAAGGTTTCGCCGGAAGACCCCTTCGCCTGCCTGGCAGACAGGGAACGGCTCGCAACCTCCTACGACGATCTCGAGCTTTTCGATGCGACCGAGGTCTCTACAGATCAATTGCGTGAGGCAGCGCTCGCCTCGGAAGAGGCGGCGCTTGCCGTCAAGGGCGTCAGCAATTCCTCCGGTGCTGGCGCATCGAGCGGCATGGGCGGCCTCGTCCTTGCCACCTCGCACGGTTTTTCCGGCAGCTACATGGGCAGCCGTTTCAGCCGTTCCGTCAGTGTCATCGCCGGCGAGGGCACGAAGATGGAGCGCGACTACGATTTCGACAGCCGCCTTTATTACGCCGATCTGGATGCAGCCGAAGAGATCGGCCGCCGCGCCGGCGAAAAAGTCGTGCGGCGGGTCGGCCCGCGTCAGGTCGATACCGGCAGCAATATTACCGTGGTTTTTGATCCCCGCATCGCGCGCGGTTTCGTCGGCGCCATTGCCGGCGCGATCAATGGCGCTTCCGTTGCCCGCAAGACCAGCTTCCTGCGCGACAGGATGGGGCAGCAGGTTCTGAAAAAGGGCCTTTATCTGACGGACGATCCGCAGATCGTTCGTGGCCCCTCGTCGCGTCCTTTCGATGGCGAGGGTGTCCGGGGCGAGAAGATGACGATGATCGAGGACGGGGTGCTGAAGCATTGGTTCCTCTCTACCTCGGCAGCGCGTGAACTCGGCCTTGAAACCAACGGTCGCGGCGTGCGCGGTGGCACTTCGGTATCGCCGTCCTCAACCAATCTTGCGCTGGAGCCAGGCGATATTTCGCCGGAAGATCTGCTGAGGGACGTCGGAACCGGCTTTTACGTCACCGAATTGATTGGCCACGGCGCCAACATGCTCACAGGTGAATATAGCTGCGGTGCGAGCGGCTTCTGGATCGAGAATGGTGAAAAATCCTTCGCGGTTTCCGAGGTCACCATCGCTTCGAACCTGAAGGACATGTTCATGCGTGTCACGCCGGCTAACGATATCGACCGTAAATATGGTGTCGCAGCACCGACACTTGCTATCGAAGGCATGACGATCGCGGGCAAGTGA
- a CDS encoding 3'(2'),5'-bisphosphate nucleotidase CysQ, with protein MNDMAEARWASDLRLVLEAARKAGETALGFFRKDPEVWWKNGGLSPVSAADYAANEILETILRTARPEYGWLSEETDDDTTRLARSTVFVIDPIDGTRAFIGGRDTWCVSVAVVHEGRPVVAALVAPALAEEFTALEDGEALKNGKPISAARENTGVFHLAAPEDVITHLPEEVRSTVKRIPHVPSLAYRLAMVADGRIDGTLVKANSHEWDLAAADLILERAGGSLVGLDGKPLMYNRREVNHPALCAAAEYALPALLKAFSHLSDG; from the coding sequence ATGAACGATATGGCTGAGGCCCGCTGGGCTTCCGATCTGAGGCTGGTCCTCGAAGCCGCACGCAAGGCGGGCGAGACGGCCCTCGGTTTCTTTCGCAAGGACCCCGAGGTCTGGTGGAAGAATGGCGGGCTTTCACCGGTCAGCGCGGCCGATTACGCGGCAAACGAAATTCTCGAAACCATCCTGCGTACCGCCCGGCCGGAATATGGCTGGCTTTCGGAAGAGACGGATGACGATACGACAAGGCTGGCCCGCTCCACCGTCTTCGTCATCGATCCCATCGACGGAACGCGCGCCTTCATCGGTGGGCGGGATACCTGGTGCGTCAGCGTCGCGGTGGTGCATGAGGGCCGACCCGTCGTTGCCGCCCTTGTTGCGCCTGCACTCGCAGAGGAATTCACCGCGCTTGAAGACGGCGAAGCGCTGAAGAACGGCAAGCCGATTTCAGCCGCCCGCGAAAACACCGGCGTCTTCCATCTGGCCGCACCGGAAGACGTGATTACGCATCTGCCGGAAGAGGTGCGCAGCACCGTCAAGCGCATTCCGCATGTGCCCTCGCTCGCCTACCGGCTGGCGATGGTGGCGGATGGCCGCATCGATGGAACGCTGGTCAAGGCGAACTCGCACGAGTGGGATCTGGCCGCCGCAGACCTGATCCTCGAAAGGGCAGGCGGCAGTCTGGTCGGACTTGATGGAAAACCCCTGATGTATAATCGCCGCGAGGTAAACCACCCCGCATTGTGCGCTGCAGCAGAATATGCGCTTCCCGCGCTTTTGAAAGCGTTTTCACATCTGTCCGATGGTTGA
- a CDS encoding DUF4170 domain-containing protein, translating to MTESGKQKQLLHLVFGGELENLQDVQFRDLNALDIVGIYPDYASALTAWRSKAQMTVDNAHMRYFIVHMHRLLNPDDKN from the coding sequence ATGACGGAATCTGGCAAACAGAAACAGCTGCTGCACCTTGTGTTCGGCGGCGAACTGGAAAATCTTCAGGATGTTCAGTTCCGGGATTTGAATGCGCTCGATATCGTCGGCATCTATCCTGACTACGCTTCCGCGCTGACCGCGTGGAGATCCAAGGCGCAGATGACTGTTGATAACGCCCATATGCGTTATTTTATCGTGCATATGCACCGTCTTCTCAATCCCGACGATAAAAATTGA
- the waaA gene encoding lipid IV(A) 3-deoxy-D-manno-octulosonic acid transferase, whose amino-acid sequence MSSRIARFALSGYRIAGIAAYPFARPYLSYRAAKGKEDKRRRLERFGYASAERPRGPLVWFHAASVGETLALIPLIREIRKRDIFVLLTTGTVTSAELTRTRLGDDVIHQYVPLDIKIAVNRFLAYWAPDAAITAESEIWPVTMMELERRHIPQIRVNARLSDRSFDRWNNRHDIAESLFSKLALVVAQSDVDAERFRDLGSWPVVISGNLKGDTDPPPCDEALLEHYRRQIGPRKTWAAISTFDGEEKAAATVHAAIKSRNGQLTIIVPRHPERGDDVEAMLKGMGLTVARRSRNDVITPETDIFLGDSIGEMGLYLRLTELAFVGRSLTAEGGQNPLEPAMLGCAVLSGAHVQNFREAYQKLIRAGGGRIVRDVEMLAKAVHYLLVNDNERYKMIDAGNRVIQDMRGALSATVKALEPYINPLTVTAKLQPRSAIGSW is encoded by the coding sequence ATGAGCAGCCGTATCGCACGTTTCGCTCTTTCCGGTTACAGGATTGCCGGTATCGCCGCTTATCCGTTTGCACGGCCTTATCTTTCCTATCGGGCCGCAAAGGGTAAGGAAGACAAGCGCCGCCGTCTAGAACGTTTCGGTTACGCCAGCGCGGAGCGCCCCCGTGGCCCGCTCGTCTGGTTCCATGCCGCAAGTGTCGGCGAAACGCTCGCCCTCATTCCGCTGATCCGGGAAATACGCAAGCGCGATATCTTCGTGCTTCTGACCACAGGCACCGTCACCTCGGCCGAGCTGACCCGTACCCGGCTTGGCGATGATGTGATCCACCAATATGTGCCGCTCGACATCAAGATCGCGGTCAACCGTTTCCTCGCCTATTGGGCACCGGATGCAGCGATCACTGCTGAATCGGAAATCTGGCCGGTAACGATGATGGAGCTGGAGCGCCGGCACATTCCGCAGATCCGGGTCAATGCGCGGCTCTCAGACCGTTCCTTCGACCGCTGGAACAACCGGCACGACATTGCGGAATCGCTGTTCTCCAAGCTGGCGCTGGTGGTTGCGCAATCCGATGTCGATGCCGAACGCTTCCGTGATCTCGGCTCCTGGCCGGTGGTGATATCCGGCAATCTCAAGGGCGATACCGATCCGCCGCCTTGCGACGAAGCTCTGCTCGAGCACTATCGCAGGCAGATCGGCCCCCGCAAGACATGGGCGGCGATCTCCACCTTCGACGGTGAAGAGAAGGCAGCAGCCACCGTGCATGCGGCGATAAAGTCGCGCAACGGTCAATTGACCATCATCGTGCCGCGCCACCCCGAGCGCGGCGACGACGTGGAAGCCATGCTGAAGGGCATGGGGTTGACCGTGGCACGCAGAAGCCGCAACGACGTGATCACGCCGGAAACCGATATCTTCCTCGGGGATTCCATTGGCGAAATGGGGCTTTACCTCAGGCTCACCGAACTTGCCTTCGTCGGCCGTTCGCTGACGGCCGAGGGTGGGCAGAACCCGCTGGAGCCGGCAATGCTGGGCTGCGCCGTACTGTCAGGCGCGCATGTACAGAATTTCCGCGAGGCCTATCAGAAGCTGATCCGCGCCGGCGGCGGGCGCATCGTCCGCGATGTCGAGATGCTGGCCAAGGCGGTGCATTACCTCTTGGTCAACGACAATGAACGCTACAAGATGATCGATGCCGGCAACCGGGTCATTCAGGACATGCGCGGCGCGCTTTCCGCCACCGTCAAGGCGCTGGAGCCCTACATCAACCCGCTCACAGTCACCGCCAAGCTGCAACCGCGGAGTGCCATCGGTTCATGGTAG
- a CDS encoding HAD family hydrolase — MVADMEIDATRSIAAVLFDKDGTLLGYDASWGPVNRELAAIAAKGDPVLADQLLAACGMDPVTGHVVPDSLLAAGNTAEIAAGLVAAGSPCDVVELTARLDRLFTEAADKSVPVTDLKAFFARLKARGYKLGIASSDNEKSIRQTAIRFGFESDVDFVAGYDSGYGTKPQPGMVLGFCDAIGLAPARVAVVGDNNHDLHMARNAGAGLRIAVLTGTGSRESLGADAHYCFDDITALETLLPERVV; from the coding sequence ATGGTAGCGGATATGGAGATTGATGCGACCCGATCGATTGCCGCAGTCCTTTTCGACAAGGACGGCACGCTGTTAGGCTATGACGCAAGCTGGGGGCCGGTGAACCGCGAACTTGCGGCTATTGCGGCCAAGGGCGATCCCGTTCTTGCGGACCAGCTTCTCGCCGCCTGCGGCATGGATCCGGTTACCGGGCATGTGGTGCCCGACAGTCTTTTGGCTGCCGGCAATACGGCGGAGATAGCTGCCGGTCTCGTCGCCGCCGGTTCGCCTTGCGATGTCGTGGAGTTGACTGCGCGGCTCGACCGGCTATTCACTGAAGCAGCGGATAAATCCGTGCCGGTCACCGATCTCAAGGCATTTTTCGCAAGGCTCAAGGCACGCGGCTACAAGCTTGGCATCGCCTCCAGCGACAACGAAAAATCCATCCGCCAGACGGCGATCCGTTTCGGTTTCGAAAGCGATGTCGATTTCGTCGCGGGTTATGACAGCGGTTACGGCACGAAGCCGCAACCCGGCATGGTTCTCGGTTTCTGCGACGCGATTGGTCTTGCGCCTGCGCGCGTGGCAGTGGTCGGCGACAATAATCACGATCTGCACATGGCGAGAAATGCCGGCGCAGGATTGCGCATTGCCGTTCTCACCGGAACCGGCTCGCGCGAAAGCCTTGGCGCCGACGCCCATTATTGTTTCGACGATATTACCGCGCTGGAAACCCTGCTTCCGGAACGCGTTGTTTAG
- the lpxK gene encoding tetraacyldisaccharide 4'-kinase, which translates to MVSEAPPFWWQKAGWQAWLLSPFSLLYGNIAGRRMRTAKRASVSVPVICIGNFTVGGAGKTPTAMAIARAATAKGLKPGFLSRGYGGTLDVTTLVDPAQHRSADVGDEPLLLAREAVTVISRKRVEGAHRLVKEGVDLIIMDDGFQSARLTLDYALVVIDTVRGIGNGHLVPGGPVRAPLAEQMRHMTGLLKVGNGHAADPLVRTAAKAAKPVFVAAIKPQEPQDFRGRRVLAYAGIADPAKFFRTVEGLGGEIVLQRSFPDHHHFSDDEIADLLQDADKENLQLVTTAKDAVRLNGHHGRAEELLWNSLVIEVDMVFDDPNAATTIIETAVRNCRARLLRENARTSI; encoded by the coding sequence ATGGTTTCTGAAGCGCCGCCTTTCTGGTGGCAGAAAGCAGGCTGGCAAGCCTGGCTGTTATCACCATTTTCCCTTCTCTACGGCAATATTGCCGGCCGGCGGATGCGCACGGCAAAACGGGCGAGCGTTTCCGTTCCGGTCATCTGCATCGGCAACTTCACCGTTGGTGGTGCCGGAAAGACGCCGACCGCAATGGCAATCGCCCGAGCCGCCACCGCAAAGGGCCTGAAACCCGGCTTCCTGAGCCGTGGTTACGGCGGCACACTTGATGTCACCACCCTCGTCGATCCCGCGCAGCACCGCTCAGCTGATGTCGGCGATGAACCCCTGCTGCTTGCCCGCGAGGCGGTGACGGTCATCTCCCGCAAGCGGGTGGAAGGTGCACATCGGCTGGTGAAGGAGGGCGTGGATCTCATCATCATGGATGATGGCTTCCAGAGCGCACGCCTGACGCTGGATTATGCGTTGGTCGTTATCGATACGGTGCGTGGCATCGGCAACGGCCATCTTGTACCGGGCGGCCCGGTCCGGGCGCCGCTTGCCGAACAGATGCGGCATATGACCGGACTCTTGAAAGTCGGCAACGGCCATGCGGCCGATCCGCTGGTCAGAACCGCGGCAAAGGCCGCCAAACCGGTTTTCGTCGCGGCGATAAAGCCGCAGGAACCGCAGGATTTCAGGGGAAGGCGCGTGCTGGCCTATGCTGGTATCGCCGATCCCGCCAAGTTTTTCCGAACTGTCGAGGGGCTTGGTGGCGAAATCGTGCTGCAGCGCTCCTTTCCTGACCATCACCATTTCAGCGATGATGAGATCGCCGATCTTCTGCAGGACGCGGATAAGGAAAACTTGCAGCTGGTGACAACGGCCAAGGACGCCGTGCGTCTTAACGGACACCATGGGCGTGCGGAAGAATTGCTGTGGAACAGCCTGGTGATCGAGGTCGACATGGTGTTCGACGATCCCAATGCGGCCACAACGATCATCGAGACGGCGGTGCGCAACTGCCGCGCCCGTTTGCTGCGGGAAAATGCGCGGACGTCAATTTAG
- a CDS encoding DUF2093 domain-containing protein — protein MNRFEGGGNRIAVIEYLDGDFRIVQTGSHVICAITGKTIPVDELRYWSVARQEAYVDASASLEAERKAGNLPA, from the coding sequence ATGAACAGATTTGAGGGAGGCGGAAACCGCATCGCCGTCATCGAATATCTCGACGGTGACTTCCGGATCGTGCAGACCGGCTCGCATGTCATATGCGCCATCACCGGCAAGACCATTCCGGTCGACGAGCTGCGTTACTGGAGCGTCGCCCGGCAGGAAGCCTATGTGGATGCCAGCGCCTCACTGGAGGCAGAGCGCAAGGCTGGTAATTTGCCCGCCTGA